From the Deltaproteobacteria bacterium genome, one window contains:
- a CDS encoding sulfurtransferase: MKTIIIATILSIFFPIVLSQPAAAAISDYFVETSWLAQNLDQVTVVDVRVKPKYLLGHIDGALHIDKNEFLSFRRGVKSLVPTVEEFQRLMIHYGITPETTVIVYAEHTNPYSARLVWTLKYYGHEKAYVLNGGYEKWAKEGRPLGFLPTKAVSIESYVVSDQEPIRAKANEVLTSINDPGTIIWDVRRLTEFEGTEVRADRGGHIPSATHLNWTELLHEENGIQVLKPAGELTVLLASHGITPDKKVIAHCQTGIRSAYASLVLMALGYPEVRNYDGSWIEWANNRDLPIVTSSAAFSL; the protein is encoded by the coding sequence ATGAAAACAATCATTATCGCAACGATATTATCCATATTCTTTCCCATCGTTCTGTCACAGCCCGCCGCTGCCGCCATCTCCGATTACTTCGTCGAAACCTCGTGGCTTGCCCAGAATCTGGACCAGGTCACGGTGGTGGATGTCAGGGTTAAACCCAAATATCTCCTGGGTCATATTGACGGGGCCTTACACATTGACAAGAATGAATTCCTGAGCTTCCGACGTGGCGTCAAAAGCCTCGTGCCGACGGTTGAGGAGTTTCAGCGCCTGATGATTCACTACGGAATCACCCCTGAGACGACAGTTATTGTCTATGCGGAACATACCAACCCCTACAGCGCACGGCTCGTGTGGACACTGAAATATTACGGACATGAAAAGGCCTATGTGCTCAACGGTGGATACGAGAAGTGGGCAAAGGAAGGGCGACCCCTGGGGTTTCTCCCAACCAAGGCTGTAAGTATCGAAAGCTATGTGGTCTCCGATCAAGAACCTATCCGTGCCAAGGCGAACGAGGTTCTCACCAGCATTAACGATCCGGGTACCATCATATGGGACGTAAGGCGTCTCACGGAGTTCGAGGGAACTGAAGTGAGGGCGGATCGGGGAGGACACATCCCGAGTGCGACACATCTGAACTGGACCGAGCTCCTCCATGAAGAAAACGGGATCCAGGTGCTCAAGCCGGCCGGCGAACTGACGGTCCTGCTTGCTTCCCATGGGATCACACCCGACAAGAAGGTTATCGCCCACTGCCAGACAGGGATCCGTTCCGCCTACGCTTCTCTCGTCCTTATGGCCCTCGGTTATCCCGAGGTACGGAATTACGACGGCAGCTGGATCGAGTGGGCCAACAATAGGGATCTCCCCATTGTCACCAGCAGCGCTGCCTTCTCATTGTAA
- a CDS encoding DUF1015 domain-containing protein has product MPEIRPFAGIRYNLEKIKDFKKVAAPPYDVIDPAGHAELLSRHDRNCVRLILGDNPGQVGDYTKGARLMEQWMSDGTLIRDTSPKYYLIEDSFLLPGENAPRRRWGIIGRVRLEPLDTGRIHPHERTHKGPKEDRLRVMKAFRTNLSQVFALFDGDADSVKDTLTGTFASTPEVDITDGDGIGRKMWVIDDRKVITRLSDLLSDRDFFIADGHHRYETALAYAREMADDDPDPTPEKGYNFLMMALVGMEDPGLAILPTHRLLYGFDDFEFSKFSDCLARFFEITSVKPEIEAAIRAGLPPKRMNGRGFLLYDPAGNSFVRARMRDGLDLGKEIPNLSKPVRELDVTLAEQFVMMRCLGMTREQIGHQEHLEYFKDVTQAMERARTGGQILIVMHSTDMKDLVAVTSARERMPQKSTFFFPKLLTGLVFYNHGD; this is encoded by the coding sequence ATGCCTGAGATTCGTCCCTTCGCAGGGATTCGCTACAATCTCGAAAAAATCAAGGATTTCAAAAAGGTCGCCGCCCCGCCGTATGATGTCATTGACCCGGCCGGCCATGCGGAACTCCTTTCGCGTCATGACCGGAATTGCGTCAGGCTCATTCTGGGCGACAATCCGGGCCAGGTCGGCGATTATACCAAGGGCGCCCGTCTCATGGAGCAATGGATGTCCGACGGAACTCTCATCCGGGACACGTCGCCAAAGTACTATCTTATCGAGGATTCTTTCCTCCTGCCGGGCGAAAACGCCCCACGCAGGCGCTGGGGCATTATAGGTCGGGTCCGTCTCGAACCCCTCGACACCGGACGTATCCACCCCCACGAAAGAACACACAAGGGCCCCAAGGAGGACCGCCTTCGGGTCATGAAAGCATTCAGGACCAACCTGAGCCAGGTATTCGCCCTGTTCGACGGGGACGCCGATTCGGTCAAGGATACCCTTACAGGGACCTTCGCTTCTACGCCGGAGGTCGACATTACCGATGGAGACGGCATCGGGAGGAAAATGTGGGTCATTGACGACCGGAAGGTTATCACCCGGCTTTCGGACCTCCTGTCTGACCGTGATTTCTTCATCGCTGATGGACACCATCGCTACGAAACAGCCCTGGCCTACGCACGGGAGATGGCCGACGACGATCCTGATCCGACCCCTGAAAAAGGCTACAACTTTCTCATGATGGCTCTCGTGGGCATGGAGGACCCGGGCCTGGCCATTCTTCCCACCCACCGGCTTCTGTATGGGTTCGATGACTTCGAGTTTTCCAAATTTTCGGACTGTCTCGCGAGGTTCTTTGAAATAACTTCCGTAAAACCTGAGATCGAAGCGGCCATTCGCGCCGGTTTGCCGCCAAAGCGTATGAACGGACGTGGTTTTCTCCTGTACGACCCGGCCGGCAACTCTTTTGTGCGGGCCCGGATGCGGGATGGGCTGGACCTTGGAAAGGAGATCCCCAACCTCTCAAAACCCGTCCGGGAACTTGATGTAACCCTTGCCGAGCAGTTCGTCATGATGCGTTGCCTGGGAATGACCCGGGAGCAGATAGGCCACCAGGAGCACCTTGAGTACTTCAAGGATGTCACCCAGGCCATGGAAAGGGCAAGAACCGGAGGGCAGATACTTATCGTAATGCATTCCACCGACATGAAGGATCTCGTTGCGGTCACCTCCGCGCGGGAGAGGATGCCGCAGAAATCCACCTTCTTTTTCCCCAAGCTTCTTACCGGCCTGGTTTTCTACAATCACGGCGACTGA
- a CDS encoding MinD/ParA family protein produces the protein MFDTPTLVSQIQKPCIWAIGGGKGGVGKSVITANMAIHLARTGKRCVAMDADLGGANLHTVIGMPTPEYTLTDFLRRKVPNLSDIMAPTPIPNLWLISGSKALMEMANPKFTQKEKIIRHLHSLDVDYILLDLGSGTAFNILDFFLVAQEGILVVLPEPTSVENVYHFIKAAFYRKLKRATRKSGVTLAVDKAMEEKIARGIQSPRTLIKNVFEIDPEAGRALQKEADNFHPNIIINQLRKFDEKDLGKNISLACRDYFGIDIRPLGTIDEDECVRKAVRLKKPVIDAYAACPFSHTIHGIVRKLILSTREVPLE, from the coding sequence ATGTTCGACACACCCACCCTCGTTTCCCAAATCCAAAAACCCTGCATCTGGGCCATAGGCGGGGGCAAGGGCGGAGTGGGCAAATCGGTAATAACAGCGAACATGGCTATCCACCTCGCCCGGACCGGCAAACGCTGCGTTGCCATGGACGCTGATCTGGGGGGCGCCAATCTCCACACGGTCATCGGGATGCCGACTCCCGAATACACCCTGACCGACTTTCTTCGCCGCAAGGTTCCGAATCTGAGCGACATCATGGCCCCGACACCCATCCCGAACCTGTGGCTCATCAGCGGGTCCAAAGCGCTCATGGAGATGGCAAACCCCAAGTTTACGCAGAAGGAGAAGATAATTCGCCATCTGCACAGCCTGGACGTGGATTACATCCTCCTGGACCTGGGATCGGGAACGGCCTTCAATATCCTGGACTTTTTTCTTGTCGCCCAGGAGGGGATACTGGTTGTCCTCCCGGAACCCACATCGGTGGAGAACGTATATCATTTCATCAAGGCGGCCTTTTACAGGAAACTCAAGCGGGCTACCAGAAAATCGGGGGTAACCCTGGCTGTCGACAAGGCCATGGAAGAGAAGATCGCCCGGGGAATCCAGTCCCCACGCACGCTCATCAAGAATGTCTTCGAGATCGACCCGGAGGCCGGGAGGGCGCTTCAGAAGGAGGCCGACAATTTCCACCCAAACATAATTATAAACCAGTTGCGCAAGTTTGACGAAAAAGATCTCGGGAAAAACATCTCCCTTGCGTGTCGTGATTACTTCGGTATCGACATCCGGCCATTGGGCACTATTGACGAGGATGAATGCGTCCGGAAAGCCGTCAGGTTAAAAAAACCCGTAATCGACGCATATGCCGCGTGCCCCTTTTCCCACACCATCCATGGCATAGTCCGGAAACTCATACTATCCACCCGGGAGGTCCCCCTTGAATAA
- the priA gene encoding primosomal protein N': MTARFARVAIPRPVDKTFHYRIPDQLVDRIAPGTVVLAPFGKKTMTCVVVELVDDSPVKTRSLLAMAGTPSLDPGLLELAQWTAGYYRSPLGLILRMLLPPLERRNRGAKFRLTPLGKKAHECHEKGPFGEIMDLLSRGPRTSTYLEGKTDTERLDDAVETGLIEIVLPSTTGPSGGAPASMRIRDEKKILKLTPHQSSALETIIESTDKAEFTVILLHGITGSGKTEVYLRAARRMLDSGKGVLLLVPEIALTPLLTSRLDTMAPGKVAVFHSGVPAGERRAAWEALALGRARLAVGVRSGVFAPVPDLGLIIVDEEHDSSYRQEEAPSYNARDVAVKRGQIENIPVVLGSATPSLESYRNAETGRYRLAILPERATPSQYPGIEVVDMADPKVDRSVHPFLSAKLLSNLQDTVERGEQSIIFLNRRGFAPFLLCPECNYTLACPNCSVTLTYHLSRGMLCHYCGHVQPPPSICPSCGGSRIAPVGTGTQRIEEVLQAVLPGAVVERLDRDIMEKRGALENVFRRMDRGEIQVLVGTQILAKGHDFPGITLVGILNAEQALDFPDFRAAERTFQLITQVSGRSGRGSTRGRVIVQSYFPEHYAVVAALSQDYGVFYKTETAIRKEFGYPPFKRLGRVIADGISEKRVMAAIRELVGRIPRSAGIRILGPSPAPLPKIRNRHRWHFLLLADSHRDLSAALENTGAFHLPGIRVHVRVDPYNMM; the protein is encoded by the coding sequence ATGACAGCCCGGTTTGCCCGGGTTGCCATCCCACGTCCTGTAGATAAAACGTTCCACTATCGAATCCCCGATCAACTTGTGGACCGTATCGCACCCGGCACCGTCGTGTTGGCGCCTTTCGGAAAAAAGACCATGACCTGCGTTGTAGTGGAGCTGGTGGACGACTCGCCCGTAAAGACCCGCAGCCTGCTGGCCATGGCCGGCACTCCTTCCCTGGATCCGGGGCTTCTTGAACTGGCCCAATGGACAGCGGGGTACTACCGCTCTCCATTGGGTCTTATCCTCAGGATGCTTCTCCCTCCCCTGGAGCGGAGGAACCGGGGCGCGAAATTCCGCCTCACTCCCCTGGGGAAAAAGGCCCACGAATGCCATGAGAAAGGCCCCTTCGGGGAGATCATGGACCTGCTTTCCAGGGGACCGCGGACATCCACCTACCTCGAGGGTAAAACAGACACGGAAAGGCTCGATGATGCCGTAGAAACCGGCCTCATCGAGATAGTCCTGCCTTCCACAACAGGTCCGTCCGGCGGTGCACCGGCATCCATGCGTATTCGGGACGAAAAAAAAATCCTGAAATTGACACCCCATCAGTCAAGTGCCCTGGAGACTATTATAGAGTCCACCGACAAGGCCGAATTTACCGTCATCCTACTGCATGGCATCACCGGGTCCGGGAAAACCGAGGTCTATCTAAGAGCAGCCCGAAGAATGCTCGACAGTGGAAAAGGGGTCCTTCTCCTTGTGCCGGAGATCGCCCTGACCCCTCTGCTCACCTCCCGCCTGGACACCATGGCCCCGGGCAAGGTGGCCGTTTTTCACAGCGGCGTTCCAGCGGGGGAAAGGAGAGCGGCGTGGGAAGCACTGGCTTTAGGACGGGCCAGACTGGCCGTTGGCGTGCGCTCCGGTGTTTTCGCTCCCGTTCCCGACCTCGGTCTCATCATTGTGGACGAGGAACACGACTCATCCTATCGCCAGGAGGAAGCTCCGAGCTACAACGCGAGGGATGTGGCCGTCAAGAGGGGCCAGATCGAGAACATTCCGGTCGTCCTTGGTTCCGCGACCCCTTCACTCGAATCGTACAGAAACGCAGAAACCGGGCGATACCGGCTCGCCATTCTCCCCGAGAGGGCCACCCCTTCGCAATATCCAGGTATCGAGGTAGTCGACATGGCGGACCCCAAAGTGGACCGTTCGGTTCACCCTTTCCTCTCGGCGAAACTGCTCTCGAACCTTCAGGATACGGTTGAACGCGGTGAACAATCCATCATCTTCCTGAACCGCCGCGGTTTTGCGCCATTCCTCCTCTGTCCCGAGTGCAACTATACCCTGGCCTGTCCGAACTGCAGCGTCACTCTCACCTACCATCTTTCCAGAGGGATGCTCTGCCACTACTGCGGACACGTTCAGCCCCCTCCGTCCATCTGCCCATCCTGCGGAGGTAGCCGGATTGCCCCTGTCGGGACGGGAACGCAGCGGATTGAAGAGGTTCTGCAGGCTGTTTTACCGGGCGCTGTCGTCGAGCGGCTGGACAGGGATATCATGGAAAAACGAGGCGCCCTGGAGAACGTTTTCAGGCGCATGGACCGTGGTGAAATCCAGGTCCTGGTGGGAACGCAGATCCTGGCAAAAGGCCACGATTTTCCCGGTATAACACTCGTAGGCATACTCAACGCCGAACAGGCGCTGGACTTTCCGGATTTCAGGGCGGCGGAGAGAACCTTTCAGCTCATTACCCAGGTTTCGGGACGATCCGGAAGGGGCAGCACGAGGGGCAGGGTCATCGTGCAGTCCTACTTCCCGGAACACTACGCCGTTGTCGCGGCCCTGAGCCAGGATTACGGCGTCTTTTACAAGACCGAGACTGCCATAAGGAAGGAGTTCGGCTATCCACCATTCAAGCGGTTGGGCCGGGTCATTGCGGACGGGATCTCGGAAAAAAGGGTGATGGCGGCCATTCGGGAACTCGTCGGCCGCATCCCGCGTTCGGCCGGGATACGCATCCTCGGGCCATCTCCAGCCCCCCTTCCGAAGATCCGAAACCGCCACCGATGGCATTTTCTTCTTCTCGCCGACAGCCACCGGGACCTCTCCGCTGCGCTGGAAAACACAGGGGCCTTTCACCTTCCAGGAATCAGGGTCCATGTGAGAGTAGACCCTTACAACATGATGTAG
- the def gene encoding peptide deformylase, protein MAILPIRTFPDPVLRDVCSQAEPGTDYIRKLADNMIETMYNAPGIGLAAPQVGESIRMVVVNITGPTGDGVPHVFLNPEIVHSEGSISFEEGCLSFPELTVEIERAKVVQVHFQDLEGTPTILEAEDLLAVAIQHELDHIEGHVIMDYASSVRRDLYRRKVRKILAQEA, encoded by the coding sequence ATGGCAATACTGCCTATTCGGACCTTTCCGGATCCTGTCCTCCGGGATGTCTGTTCACAAGCAGAACCCGGGACAGACTATATCCGGAAACTCGCCGACAACATGATCGAAACCATGTACAACGCACCTGGTATCGGTCTGGCCGCTCCACAGGTCGGCGAAAGTATACGGATGGTGGTTGTGAATATTACCGGTCCCACCGGCGATGGCGTCCCCCATGTTTTTCTCAACCCCGAGATCGTCCATTCCGAAGGCTCCATCTCCTTTGAGGAAGGATGTCTTAGTTTCCCAGAGCTTACCGTGGAGATTGAAAGGGCCAAGGTGGTTCAGGTTCACTTTCAGGATCTGGAGGGTACGCCCACGATCCTGGAGGCCGAGGACCTTCTCGCTGTGGCTATCCAGCATGAGCTGGACCACATTGAGGGACATGTCATCATGGATTACGCATCGTCCGTCAGACGGGATCTTTACCGGAGAAAGGTCCGGAAGATACTGGCCCAGGAAGCCTGA
- a CDS encoding methionyl-tRNA formyltransferase, translated as MRLVFMGSPRLAVPALEAAFAAGDLVGVVTQPPRRKGRGLKVEPSPVALKAIQLGFEPATPSSVRDENFRTFLHNLNLDLAVVMAYGRILPPEVLEIPRLGCVNIHTSLLPELRGAAPIQWAIARGYTVSGVTLMQMDERMDTGPVLLQKKVEIGPDETFEQLAERLSDLGAEALLEGIPALERGKLRPQPQDDSLATYAPMLTKEDGRIDWSMGSKEIAARVRGFLPWPGTFTTRRGRRLRITKAVPMAGKGSWPGTIMGTGENGIEIACGTGSLMVVRLCPEGKREMGAAEFISGYRPLPGERLGE; from the coding sequence ATGCGCCTCGTCTTCATGGGCAGCCCCAGGCTCGCCGTCCCTGCGCTGGAGGCGGCCTTCGCTGCCGGAGACCTTGTGGGCGTCGTGACCCAACCCCCCCGAAGAAAAGGACGGGGGTTGAAGGTCGAACCTTCTCCAGTGGCTTTGAAGGCGATCCAGTTGGGTTTCGAGCCGGCAACTCCCTCGAGCGTGAGGGATGAGAACTTTCGGACCTTCCTTCATAATCTCAACCTTGACCTGGCTGTGGTCATGGCCTACGGAAGGATACTCCCTCCCGAGGTTCTCGAAATCCCCCGCCTGGGATGCGTCAATATACACACCTCCCTCCTACCCGAGCTCAGGGGCGCCGCGCCCATCCAGTGGGCCATTGCCAGGGGATATACGGTAAGTGGAGTCACTCTCATGCAGATGGACGAGAGGATGGATACCGGGCCGGTTCTCCTGCAAAAGAAGGTGGAGATAGGACCGGATGAAACCTTCGAACAATTGGCGGAGCGCCTCTCCGACCTTGGCGCGGAAGCCCTGCTCGAAGGCATCCCCGCCCTGGAAAGGGGAAAGCTGCGTCCTCAGCCGCAGGATGACAGCCTCGCCACCTACGCGCCCATGTTGACCAAGGAAGACGGGAGAATCGACTGGTCCATGGGTTCAAAGGAGATCGCCGCCCGTGTGCGTGGTTTTTTACCGTGGCCGGGAACCTTTACCACCCGTCGCGGCAGGAGGCTTCGGATCACTAAAGCGGTCCCCATGGCCGGCAAGGGGTCCTGGCCCGGAACGATCATGGGAACCGGAGAGAACGGAATCGAAATCGCCTGCGGGACGGGGTCGCTGATGGTTGTCCGCCTGTGCCCCGAAGGAAAACGGGAAATGGGAGCGGCCGAATTCATTTCCGGATACCGCCCATTGCCGGGAGAGAGGCTGGGGGAATGA
- a CDS encoding DUF116 domain-containing protein: MAKAKKRLFMGLLLGLELVIALGLFVLWYLPYQGFETLGSNLPVIVGWSFIGLLILFSMGIILIVLTILRGRVMPGTKWIRGILIRYMLPAITAVGRLFGIPKDDIRRSFVEINNELVRSETRKAPPKRILILMPHCVQRDVCPYRITVDVQNCRHCGKCDFSELTRIAEKMGIQMTVATGGSLARRVVIEAKPQLIVGIACERDLSSGIADTYPIPVIGILLDRPEGPCINTRVSVQKVREALNYFLAEDSIPSEIETGQKTTS, translated from the coding sequence ATGGCCAAGGCAAAGAAACGCCTCTTCATGGGTCTTCTTCTTGGCCTGGAGCTGGTGATCGCTTTGGGCCTTTTCGTCCTCTGGTATCTTCCTTACCAGGGGTTTGAAACCCTCGGTTCAAACCTTCCCGTTATCGTCGGTTGGTCCTTTATCGGCCTGCTGATTCTTTTCAGCATGGGGATTATTCTAATCGTCCTGACCATCCTTCGGGGCCGCGTGATGCCCGGTACAAAATGGATACGCGGGATACTCATTCGCTACATGCTGCCCGCCATTACGGCAGTCGGCCGGCTCTTCGGCATCCCCAAGGACGATATCAGACGGTCGTTCGTGGAGATCAACAATGAGTTGGTGAGATCGGAGACCAGGAAGGCTCCCCCCAAGCGCATCCTCATTCTGATGCCCCACTGTGTTCAGAGGGATGTCTGTCCCTACCGGATAACGGTGGACGTACAGAACTGCAGACACTGCGGAAAGTGCGACTTCTCCGAGTTGACCAGGATAGCGGAGAAGATGGGCATACAGATGACTGTCGCTACCGGCGGGTCCCTCGCGAGGAGGGTTGTCATCGAGGCCAAGCCTCAGCTTATTGTAGGAATCGCCTGCGAGAGGGATCTTTCAAGTGGCATTGCCGACACTTACCCCATTCCGGTTATCGGCATACTCCTGGACAGGCCCGAGGGACCGTGCATCAATACACGGGTCAGTGTCCAGAAAGTCAGGGAGGCCCTGAATTACTTCCTTGCGGAGGATTCCATACCCAGTGAAATCGAAACCGGGCAGAAAACGACCTCCTGA
- the rsmB gene encoding 16S rRNA (cytosine(967)-C(5))-methyltransferase RsmB — MKSKPGRKRPPEGARYPAWKILDEWEDGKSSLESIRERDFAHSSLSARDRALVTELTQGVVRHRLLLDHRIDALLDKPKNHLPEPVRILLRLGIYQIIFLHKIPIHAAVNEIVRATKGTRYAGFAPLVNAVLRRASIAPQTPMPDHGRDPGGHMSLVNSMPRWLVDRLITQWGIPETRRILQATNHPGPLTIRVNTLRTDRNSLLEELVSLGLPARPGHISADAIVIERGIAPLTLSPFREGHCTVQDEGAQLIAPLLDPKPGEIMVDACAAPGGKAGHLAQIMGGRGSVIAVDRNPGRLRMTRQALSRLGIDSVRLLAADVRSFPRIFASPPDKILLDAPCSGTGVLRRHPEGKWRKDPEGIINLVRLQNDLLRAAGACLAPGGKLLYTTCSILQEENEEVVTRFLESADFMLEDFKIRCGDMDASLFTPRGELRTWPHLHNCDGFYAAMLVKN, encoded by the coding sequence GTGAAATCGAAACCGGGCAGAAAACGACCTCCTGAGGGCGCAAGATACCCGGCCTGGAAGATCCTCGACGAATGGGAGGACGGGAAGTCATCTCTCGAATCCATCCGGGAGCGAGACTTCGCCCATTCCTCCCTGTCCGCCAGAGATAGGGCGCTTGTCACGGAATTGACCCAGGGTGTCGTCCGCCATCGTCTGCTGCTCGATCACCGCATCGACGCCCTGCTGGATAAACCCAAAAACCACCTTCCCGAACCGGTCCGCATCCTTCTGCGACTCGGCATCTATCAGATCATCTTTCTTCATAAAATCCCTATTCACGCTGCTGTGAATGAAATCGTCCGAGCAACCAAGGGGACCAGGTACGCCGGATTCGCTCCGCTGGTCAATGCCGTGCTCAGACGGGCCTCCATCGCTCCGCAGACTCCCATGCCTGACCATGGCAGGGATCCAGGGGGGCACATGTCACTGGTGAATTCAATGCCCCGCTGGCTCGTGGATCGCCTCATCACGCAATGGGGAATCCCGGAAACCCGCCGGATCCTCCAGGCAACCAACCATCCCGGCCCCTTGACCATAAGGGTCAACACCCTCAGGACAGACAGAAACAGCCTTCTGGAGGAGCTGGTTTCACTTGGCTTGCCGGCCAGGCCCGGACACATCTCCGCCGACGCCATTGTAATCGAAAGAGGTATTGCCCCATTGACCCTCTCGCCTTTTCGGGAGGGACATTGTACCGTTCAGGACGAGGGCGCCCAACTGATTGCCCCTCTTCTGGATCCAAAACCCGGGGAGATCATGGTCGATGCATGCGCGGCTCCCGGGGGGAAAGCGGGCCACCTTGCCCAGATAATGGGCGGCCGCGGCTCAGTCATAGCGGTGGATCGGAACCCCGGCCGTCTACGGATGACCAGACAGGCCCTTTCCCGACTTGGGATCGATTCGGTGCGCCTCCTTGCCGCTGACGTCCGGAGTTTTCCCAGGATATTTGCCTCCCCACCGGACAAAATTCTCCTCGACGCCCCATGCTCGGGCACAGGCGTTCTGAGACGTCACCCGGAGGGGAAATGGAGAAAGGACCCCGAAGGCATCATAAATCTTGTCCGCCTGCAAAATGATCTTTTAAGGGCGGCCGGCGCCTGTCTCGCTCCAGGAGGAAAGCTCCTTTATACGACCTGTTCCATTCTTCAGGAGGAAAACGAGGAGGTTGTGACCCGATTCCTGGAAAGCGCCGACTTCATGCTGGAGGATTTCAAAATCCGTTGCGGCGACATGGACGCAAGCCTCTTTACGCCCAGGGGTGAGCTGAGAACATGGCCTCATCTGCATAACTGCGACGGTTTTTACGCGGCCATGCTGGTAAAAAATTGA
- a CDS encoding PASTA domain-containing protein gives MNRFGLLGKILLLASAMVLVAVLSAWVIFTFLTRGGEVTVPDVQGQEIGAALEILSRRQLGLSIAASDFDASVPPGYIISQDPGAGVRTRKNRIIRVVLSQGTRTVHVPNLAGLSLRRVELQLSQSGLKVGKVARVHLAETDPGTVISQAPPAGVFAARGQEVDVLLSEGSPVLTYLLPDLTGFPVEDVLATIRAWGLKAGRINELESTELPPGTVSETHPLPGSAIKEGQTVSLTITALPKPGKTSPVVLYRYAAPPGFLPHHLRLVLSAGQETSEVFSQTIDPGTSVTIPVPVPQAGTLKAYVDGSLLEEKDVP, from the coding sequence ATGAATCGTTTCGGCCTTCTGGGCAAGATCCTTCTACTGGCATCAGCGATGGTTCTGGTGGCGGTTCTGAGCGCGTGGGTGATTTTCACATTCCTGACACGCGGCGGCGAGGTGACCGTTCCTGATGTGCAAGGTCAGGAGATAGGTGCGGCCCTCGAGATTCTAAGCCGCCGGCAATTGGGTCTTAGCATCGCTGCATCCGACTTCGATGCCTCCGTCCCGCCCGGTTATATAATCTCCCAGGATCCCGGCGCCGGGGTCAGAACCAGGAAAAACCGCATTATCCGGGTGGTGCTGAGCCAGGGGACCCGTACCGTCCATGTGCCGAACCTGGCGGGCCTGAGCCTGAGACGGGTTGAGCTCCAGCTCTCCCAATCCGGCCTCAAGGTGGGGAAGGTTGCAAGGGTTCATCTCGCCGAAACCGACCCCGGTACGGTTATTTCTCAAGCGCCACCTGCCGGGGTGTTCGCCGCCCGGGGCCAGGAGGTGGATGTCCTACTCAGCGAGGGAAGCCCGGTCCTGACATATCTTCTTCCCGACTTGACCGGTTTTCCGGTGGAAGACGTTTTGGCGACAATCCGGGCCTGGGGACTGAAGGCCGGCCGTATCAATGAGTTGGAATCCACCGAATTGCCCCCCGGGACCGTCAGCGAAACCCATCCCCTGCCGGGCAGTGCCATCAAGGAAGGCCAGACCGTCAGCCTAACCATCACGGCCCTCCCAAAACCGGGAAAAACATCCCCGGTGGTCCTCTATCGGTATGCCGCCCCGCCGGGTTTTCTCCCCCATCACCTCCGTCTCGTCCTATCCGCCGGACAGGAAACCTCGGAGGTGTTCAGCCAAACGATCGATCCCGGAACATCGGTGACAATTCCTGTTCCTGTCCCCCAGGCCGGAACCCTGAAGGCCTACGTGGACGGATCGCTGCTTGAGGAAAAAGACGTTCCCTGA
- a CDS encoding ribulose-phosphate 3-epimerase yields the protein MKNREIFIAPSILSADFSRLCDEIQAVEEAGADIIHLDVMDGHFVPNITIGPGVVASLRKCTGLPFDCHLMIENPDRFIKAFADAGADMISVHQEACPHLDRSLNLIQENGARAGVVFNPATGMDQLRYLADIVDYILIMSVNPGFGGQKFIPGILGKLRDLTALLDELKMNAEIEIDGGIRPENAGDVIEAGARILVAGSSIFHNPPYEEAISRIKNPHPRDAAGGKS from the coding sequence ATGAAAAACAGGGAAATCTTTATCGCTCCATCCATCCTTTCCGCCGACTTTTCCCGCCTGTGCGACGAGATACAGGCCGTGGAGGAGGCAGGGGCGGATATTATCCACCTGGACGTGATGGACGGCCATTTTGTACCCAATATCACCATCGGTCCCGGGGTGGTTGCCTCATTGAGGAAGTGTACGGGCCTGCCCTTCGACTGCCATCTCATGATTGAGAACCCCGACCGGTTTATCAAGGCCTTCGCCGACGCAGGCGCTGATATGATAAGCGTCCACCAGGAGGCATGTCCCCACCTGGATCGTTCTTTGAACCTCATCCAGGAGAACGGCGCCAGGGCCGGGGTGGTGTTCAACCCGGCCACGGGCATGGATCAACTGCGTTACTTGGCCGATATTGTCGATTACATCCTCATTATGAGCGTTAATCCCGGGTTTGGGGGCCAGAAATTCATACCCGGGATTTTGGGAAAGCTGCGGGACCTGACGGCCCTGCTCGATGAGCTGAAGATGAACGCTGAGATTGAGATCGACGGCGGCATTCGCCCTGAAAATGCCGGAGATGTCATCGAAGCGGGCGCCCGGATTCTCGTGGCAGGGTCCTCTATTTTCCACAATCCACCTTATGAGGAGGCCATCTCCAGGATAAAGAATCCTCATCCCCGGGATGCTGCAGGAGGAAAATCATGA